The Thermoplasmata archaeon genome window below encodes:
- the aspS gene encoding aspartate--tRNA(Asn) ligase, translating to MRSSSLAPRPRIRSTSPWSGPHWHARRCRPLPLPRRSSRELRELDGTSVRIAGHLEEYRALGGVAFALVRDRSGTTQVTLKKGQADPALFALLGELPRESIVEVEGTVHRSERANRGIELLPERVRLISRAEVPLPLGVVDKVPAELDTRLNHRVLDLRKPSVRAIFELRAALLSGFRHSFIERGFLEIETPKLLRQGAEGGATLFPVQYFEGRAFLAQSPQLYKQMLIGAGFERVFEIAPAFRAEHSDTVRHITEFTSLDAEIGYIDGPDDVRDALEGVIADTIRSSREQLMRADNPLAAGLPEIVVPFPRIPFATAASWLNRTDLSHDFGTEDERVIGEIAVERFGNPFYFLIDYPTAVKAGTFYAGRRDDDPSLTGYFDLDYQGLEIASGGPREHRLDRLEAQIREAGLDPASFSGYLEAFRYGMPPHGGWGLGIDRLVQALARLPNIREARLFPRDRYRLEP from the coding sequence ATCCGGAGTTCCTCTCTCGCCCCGAGGCCCCGCATCCGCTCTACCTCGCCCTGGTCCGGGCCGCACTGGCACGCAAGGAGGTGCCGACCCCTGCCGCTACCCCGCCGATCGTCCCGTGAGCTGCGCGAACTGGACGGCACGTCCGTTCGGATCGCCGGCCATCTCGAGGAGTACCGCGCGCTCGGGGGAGTCGCATTCGCTCTCGTGCGGGACCGGTCGGGCACGACCCAGGTCACCCTGAAGAAGGGCCAGGCCGACCCCGCGTTGTTCGCGCTCCTCGGCGAACTCCCTCGGGAATCGATTGTTGAGGTCGAGGGGACGGTCCATCGATCGGAGCGCGCGAACCGGGGGATCGAGCTCCTCCCCGAGCGCGTGAGGCTCATCTCTCGGGCGGAGGTCCCGCTCCCGCTGGGCGTCGTGGACAAGGTCCCGGCGGAGCTCGACACCCGGCTCAACCACCGCGTCCTCGATCTGCGCAAGCCCTCCGTGCGCGCGATTTTCGAACTGCGGGCCGCCCTCCTGAGCGGATTTCGACACTCGTTCATCGAGCGGGGGTTCCTGGAGATCGAGACGCCGAAGCTCCTGCGCCAGGGAGCCGAAGGAGGCGCGACGCTCTTTCCCGTCCAGTACTTCGAGGGGCGGGCCTTTCTCGCACAGAGCCCCCAGCTGTACAAGCAGATGCTCATCGGCGCCGGGTTCGAACGGGTCTTCGAGATCGCGCCGGCGTTCCGGGCGGAGCACTCCGACACCGTGCGTCACATCACCGAGTTCACGAGCCTCGACGCCGAGATCGGCTACATCGATGGCCCCGACGACGTCCGCGACGCGCTCGAGGGCGTGATCGCCGACACCATCCGCAGCAGCCGAGAACAGCTCATGCGCGCCGACAATCCTCTCGCGGCCGGATTGCCGGAGATCGTGGTGCCGTTCCCGCGGATCCCGTTCGCGACCGCCGCCTCGTGGCTGAACCGGACCGACCTCAGCCACGACTTCGGCACCGAGGATGAGCGCGTGATCGGAGAGATCGCAGTGGAGAGGTTTGGCAACCCGTTCTACTTCCTGATCGATTACCCGACGGCCGTCAAGGCCGGCACGTTCTACGCGGGCCGACGAGACGACGACCCGAGCCTGACGGGTTACTTCGATCTGGACTACCAGGGCCTCGAGATCGCGAGCGGGGGTCCCCGCGAGCACCGCCTCGATCGTCTCGAGGCGCAGATCCGCGAAGCCGGGCTCGACCCGGCGTCGTTCTCCGGGTATCTCGAGGCGTTCCGGTACGGCATGCCACCGCACGGCGGCTGGGGGCTCGGCATCGACCGTCTCGTTCAGGCACTCGCCCGCCTCCCGAACATACGGGAGGCGCGCTTATTCCCTCGCGACCGTTACCGGCTCGAACCGTGA
- a CDS encoding CTP synthase yields the protein MKVLVVSGGVISGLGKGITTSSLGRLLKARGIPVTILKIDPYLNVDAGTMNPYQHGEVFVLDDGTEADLDLGNYERFLGQSLSGTHNLTTGKIYRAVIEKERRGDYLGNTVQIIPHVTGEIKRAIREVAQSAGAEVVLVEVGGTVGDIESMPFLEALRELSYELGDGHMVFVHTTLVPVVGPVGEAKTKPTQHSVRELRAIGIRPNLIVARGPLPLAPDIKAKISLFCDVPPEAVISVPDQSTVYEVPLVLEAQGVGPLLERLLGLPERRPDYSAWKEFLATYRRAQGSIEIAVVGKYTELRDAYLSHSEAFHHCQGHLGCDIRLQWYDAEDIAKNPTLLGRLERSDGVLVPGGFGARGVEGKVLAIELARTRGIPYLGVCYGFQMAAIEFARNVLSLPGANTTEVDAETPDPVVCLLEQQKGLSEMGGTMRLGTQRVVLTPGSKIAQCYGATEIWERHRHRYEINPAYLDRFQAHGLNITGHAVDGRVESFELADHPFFVGVQFHPEFLSRPEAPHPLYLALVRAALARKEVPTPAATPPIVP from the coding sequence GTGAAGGTCCTGGTGGTCAGCGGGGGCGTGATTTCGGGCCTCGGGAAGGGCATCACCACCTCCTCGCTCGGACGTCTGCTCAAGGCCCGCGGGATCCCGGTCACGATCCTCAAGATCGATCCCTACCTCAATGTCGACGCGGGCACGATGAACCCGTACCAGCACGGCGAGGTCTTCGTGCTAGACGATGGGACCGAGGCCGACCTCGACCTCGGCAACTACGAACGGTTCCTGGGACAGAGCCTGTCCGGGACCCACAACCTGACCACGGGGAAGATCTACCGAGCGGTCATCGAGAAGGAGCGACGTGGCGACTATCTCGGCAACACCGTTCAGATTATCCCGCATGTCACCGGCGAGATCAAGCGGGCGATCCGCGAGGTGGCGCAGTCGGCCGGTGCCGAGGTGGTCCTGGTCGAGGTCGGAGGCACCGTCGGAGACATCGAGTCGATGCCGTTCCTCGAAGCCCTGCGCGAGCTCTCCTACGAGCTGGGGGACGGCCACATGGTGTTCGTCCATACAACGCTCGTTCCGGTCGTCGGGCCGGTCGGCGAGGCCAAGACCAAACCCACTCAGCACTCGGTCCGCGAACTGCGCGCGATCGGGATCCGGCCGAACCTGATCGTGGCGCGCGGTCCGTTGCCCCTCGCCCCGGATATCAAGGCGAAGATCTCGCTGTTCTGTGACGTTCCGCCCGAGGCCGTGATCTCGGTGCCGGACCAGTCGACCGTGTACGAGGTTCCCCTCGTGCTCGAGGCCCAGGGCGTCGGCCCACTCCTCGAACGTCTCCTCGGCCTGCCCGAGCGCCGCCCGGACTACAGTGCGTGGAAGGAGTTCTTGGCAACCTACCGGCGCGCGCAGGGATCCATCGAGATCGCGGTGGTTGGGAAGTACACCGAGCTTCGCGACGCCTACCTCTCACATTCGGAGGCGTTCCACCATTGCCAGGGCCACCTCGGGTGCGACATCCGGCTGCAATGGTACGACGCCGAGGACATCGCGAAGAACCCGACGCTCCTCGGCCGCCTCGAGCGGTCGGACGGGGTCCTAGTGCCCGGTGGGTTCGGCGCGCGCGGCGTCGAGGGGAAGGTCCTCGCGATCGAGCTCGCCCGCACGCGCGGGATCCCGTACCTCGGGGTCTGCTACGGGTTCCAGATGGCGGCGATCGAATTCGCGCGCAACGTCCTCTCGCTTCCCGGCGCCAACACGACCGAGGTGGACGCCGAAACCCCCGACCCGGTGGTCTGTCTGCTCGAGCAGCAGAAGGGACTCTCGGAGATGGGAGGCACGATGCGTCTCGGCACGCAGCGCGTGGTGCTGACCCCGGGATCGAAGATCGCGCAGTGCTACGGCGCCACCGAGATCTGGGAGCGGCATCGGCACCGCTACGAGATCAACCCGGCCTACCTCGATCGCTTCCAGGCACATGGCCTGAACATCACGGGGCACGCGGTGGACGGCCGCGTCGAGTCCTTCGAGCTCGCGGACCATCCGTTCTTCGTCGGCGTGCAGTTCCATCCGGAGTTCCTCTCTCGCCCCGAGGCCCCGCATCCGCTCTACCTCGCCCTGGTCCGGGCCGCACTGGCACGCAAGGAGGTGCCGACCCCTGCCGCTACCCCGCCGATCGTCCCGTGA